The following proteins are co-located in the Frigidibacter mobilis genome:
- a CDS encoding cytochrome-c peroxidase: protein MAQSDSRNPVGKALAALAAAGIVALPLAGGLRAGQGADLAFPTAEALGEALFFDPILSLNRSQSCATCHDPASGHADPRETAAGHAVSLGDDGASLGDRNAPAIGYARFSPGFHRLEDGTPVGGQFWDGRARDLAEQAGGPPLNPIEMGMPGSADVVARLAAEPDYRAAFEAIYGSEIFADTDAAYAAMGAALAAYQFTDEFAPFDSKYDRWLRGEYEMTREEELGRVLFFSDQFTNCNQCHQLRQSPVAADETFSNYQFHNIGVPANVAARKVNGVTAPDLGLALNPVVQDPGAAGRFKVPTLRNVAVTGPYMHNGVFTDLRTVVLFYNKYNTRDAARLINPETGAQWEPAEVPENLSLTELEHGPALDDKRVDAIVAFLKTLTDARFEDLLEE from the coding sequence ATGGCCCAGTCTGACTCTCGCAACCCGGTTGGAAAGGCGCTTGCCGCCCTTGCTGCGGCGGGTATCGTGGCGCTGCCGCTGGCCGGGGGGCTGCGCGCGGGGCAGGGTGCCGATCTGGCCTTTCCGACCGCCGAAGCCCTTGGCGAAGCGCTGTTCTTCGACCCGATCCTGTCGCTGAACCGCAGCCAGTCCTGCGCCACCTGCCATGATCCCGCCTCGGGCCATGCCGACCCGCGCGAGACCGCCGCGGGCCATGCCGTGAGCCTTGGCGACGATGGCGCCTCGCTTGGCGACCGCAACGCGCCGGCCATCGGCTATGCGCGGTTCAGCCCGGGCTTTCACCGGCTGGAAGACGGCACCCCGGTCGGCGGCCAGTTCTGGGACGGTCGCGCCAGGGATCTGGCCGAACAGGCGGGAGGCCCGCCGCTGAACCCGATCGAGATGGGGATGCCCGGCAGTGCCGATGTCGTGGCCCGGCTTGCGGCCGAGCCTGACTATCGCGCCGCGTTCGAGGCGATCTATGGCTCCGAAATCTTTGCCGATACCGACGCCGCCTATGCCGCGATGGGGGCGGCGCTGGCGGCCTATCAGTTCACCGACGAATTCGCGCCCTTCGATTCCAAGTATGACCGCTGGCTGCGCGGCGAGTACGAGATGACGCGCGAGGAAGAGCTGGGTCGGGTGCTGTTCTTCTCGGACCAGTTCACCAATTGCAACCAGTGCCACCAGCTGCGCCAAAGCCCGGTTGCCGCGGACGAGACCTTCAGCAACTACCAGTTTCACAACATCGGCGTGCCCGCCAACGTGGCGGCGCGCAAGGTCAATGGCGTGACCGCGCCGGACCTTGGCCTTGCGCTGAACCCTGTGGTTCAGGATCCGGGGGCCGCGGGCCGCTTCAAGGTGCCGACGCTGCGCAATGTCGCTGTGACCGGGCCCTACATGCACAACGGCGTCTTCACCGATCTGCGCACCGTGGTGCTGTTCTACAACAAGTACAACACCCGCGACGCGGCGCGGCTCATCAACCCCGAGACCGGCGCTCAATGGGAGCCGGCAGAGGTGCCCGAGAACCTCTCGCTGACAGAGCTGGAGCATGGGCCCGCGCTGGATGACAAGCGGGTGGATGCCATCGTGGCCTTCCTCAAGACGCTGACCGACGCGCGGTTCGAGGATCTGCTGGAAGAGTAA
- a CDS encoding efflux RND transporter periplasmic adaptor subunit yields the protein MRITTAALATPLQEVSLTGTLEPIEAFAVSFPQGGRVISIIPRAGDRIVVGQELARVDPTQTDTAVRAASANLVAAESSLREAQQASDRSQELLARGAGTRADFDNATRSLLAARAARDQAEAELAKAQTSQDNTVLHAFRAGTVTKRSAEPGQVVNPGQQVLEIAADAGLEAVFNAPDGIDLEAFLGNTVTLDLVDQPGLTLAGTITEISPLVDPDTRSVVLKARLDSSVPAGAVFGSPVVGHLTLAQAPVVTLPWAALTALAGGAAVWTVDPVTMTAGQVPVTVGSYGDDTVRLTAGVEPGALVVTDGSQLLFPGRLVAPVEAGN from the coding sequence GTGCGTATCACGACGGCCGCACTGGCCACGCCGTTGCAAGAGGTCAGCCTGACCGGCACGCTGGAGCCGATCGAGGCGTTTGCGGTGTCCTTCCCGCAGGGCGGGCGGGTGATCTCGATCATTCCGCGCGCCGGGGACAGGATCGTCGTGGGGCAGGAACTGGCCCGTGTCGACCCGACCCAGACCGATACCGCGGTGCGCGCCGCCTCGGCCAACCTCGTTGCGGCCGAATCGTCGCTGCGCGAGGCGCAGCAGGCCAGCGACCGCTCGCAGGAGTTGCTGGCACGCGGCGCCGGCACCCGGGCCGATTTCGACAATGCGACCCGAAGCCTGCTGGCAGCCCGGGCTGCGCGCGACCAGGCCGAGGCAGAGCTGGCCAAGGCGCAGACCTCGCAGGACAACACGGTGCTGCACGCCTTCCGGGCGGGAACCGTCACAAAGCGTTCGGCAGAGCCCGGCCAGGTGGTGAATCCGGGTCAGCAGGTGCTGGAGATTGCCGCTGATGCGGGGTTGGAGGCGGTGTTCAACGCCCCCGACGGAATTGATCTGGAGGCGTTCCTGGGCAATACGGTCACGCTCGACCTCGTCGACCAGCCGGGCCTGACGCTGGCTGGCACGATCACCGAGATCTCGCCGCTGGTGGACCCGGACACCCGGTCGGTGGTGCTGAAGGCACGGCTGGACAGTTCGGTTCCCGCGGGGGCAGTGTTCGGCTCGCCCGTGGTGGGACACCTGACCTTGGCACAGGCGCCGGTGGTCACGCTGCCCTGGGCCGCGCTGACCGCGCTGGCCGGGGGCGCAGCTGTCTGGACGGTCGATCCGGTCACGATGACCGCGGGGCAGGTGCCGGTCACAGTCGGCTCCTATGGCGATGATACGGTGCGCCTGACGGCGGGCGTTGAGCCGGGCGCGCTGGTTGTCACCGATGGATCGCAACTTCTGTTCCCGGGCCGGTTGGTCGCCCCGGTGGAAGCGGGGAACTGA
- a CDS encoding efflux RND transporter periplasmic adaptor subunit encodes MRRLALCLALLPLPAAAETARPVVSEIIIPGPPQARSFTGTVEAEVTTDLAFLTLGRVATLEVGEGDRVTVGTVLATLDQVTLNEDLSAAKAALQSAQAGAQFAQQSFDRMQELVTRGVASASQLETSQASLDTAQAGVTAAEADLARAQDAAGYSALTAPMDGIVTETLVDPGTVVSAGTPILTLAGLTGREAVLDVPPDVLSLLKLGDSFDVTGRGSLPITGTLVRIEPSAGTGTRSRRIHLALTDPPQSYRLGSLVSARPAGEAASVVTLPQSAITGPAGAPQVWKVGEGRKVGLVPVTLGATLGDRVVVTGGLAEADEIVVRGVNSLSEGQTVGEGIN; translated from the coding sequence ATGCGCCGCCTTGCCCTTTGCCTTGCGCTGCTGCCGCTGCCGGCCGCCGCCGAAACCGCGCGCCCTGTCGTGTCGGAAATCATCATCCCCGGCCCGCCGCAAGCGCGCAGCTTCACCGGCACGGTCGAGGCCGAGGTCACCACCGACCTTGCCTTCCTGACGCTGGGGCGGGTTGCGACGCTGGAGGTCGGCGAAGGTGACAGGGTCACGGTCGGCACCGTTCTGGCCACGCTCGACCAGGTCACGCTGAACGAAGACCTGTCGGCCGCGAAGGCGGCCCTGCAAAGCGCGCAGGCCGGCGCGCAGTTCGCGCAGCAGAGCTTCGACCGGATGCAGGAACTGGTGACGCGCGGGGTGGCCTCTGCCTCGCAGCTGGAAACCTCACAGGCCTCGCTGGACACGGCACAGGCCGGGGTGACCGCGGCCGAGGCCGATCTGGCCCGGGCGCAGGATGCCGCTGGCTACTCGGCGCTGACCGCCCCGATGGACGGGATCGTGACGGAAACCCTCGTCGATCCCGGCACGGTGGTCTCTGCGGGAACGCCGATCCTGACCCTTGCGGGCCTGACCGGCCGCGAGGCGGTGCTGGATGTGCCGCCCGATGTGCTATCGCTTCTGAAGCTGGGCGACAGCTTTGACGTGACCGGGCGCGGCAGCCTGCCCATCACCGGCACCCTGGTGCGGATCGAGCCCTCGGCCGGAACCGGAACCCGCAGTCGCCGCATCCACCTGGCCCTCACCGATCCGCCGCAATCCTACCGGCTTGGCAGCCTGGTCTCCGCCCGGCCGGCGGGCGAGGCGGCCAGCGTGGTGACGCTGCCGCAAAGCGCCATCACCGGCCCGGCCGGGGCGCCGCAGGTCTGGAAGGTGGGCGAGGGGCGCAAGGTCGGGCTGGTGCCGGTGACATTGGGCGCAACCCTGGGCGACCGTGTCGTGGTGACCGGCGGGCTTGCCGAGGCGGATGAAATCGTGGTGCGGGGCGTCAACTCCCTGTCCGAGGGCCAGACAGTCGGCGAGGGAATAAACTGA
- a CDS encoding efflux RND transporter permease subunit, which translates to MRFNLSDWSLRHRSFIWYLILVSLLAGAYGYMSMGREEDPAFTIKTMIVQASLPGATAEETLTQVTERIEKKLQELENLKFTRSETSPGMATVYVELTAETRSAAVAATWQRVRNMMNDIRGDFPQEFAGFGFNDSFGDVYGNIYAFTYDGFTPTEAKHWAETVQDAVLQMKDAGKVDLVGTQDPVIFLEFSARRLAALGLDTATVLDTLANQNAITPSGIIRTPGEKVMVRVSGRFSTAEDLAATTLRVGDTFFALSDVADVRAGYVDPAKVLYRYDGKPAIALIVGMRAGANIQTFGEALDEVIAEMAPELPVGIEMHKVSDQPKVVEESVNHFLRALVEAVVIVLAVSFVALGVRAGLVVTMAIPLVLALTFVLLAMMDITLQRISLGALIIALGLLVDDAMISIELMISRLEIGESLERAASAAWSSIAFPMLTGTLVTMAGFIPIGLNTSAAGEYTISLFYVIVISLLLSWVVAVLFAPILGMTFLPKTMKHHSTEPGRVRRVFHRMLRLAMRAKRLTVALTLAVFGLSLFGMKFVEQQFFPTSDRPELIVDVTLRNNASFNSTDAVMGQLDTWLASREEPTYWSTYVGRSAPRFILAFDSMTPADNFGQIVVMTGDLAARDSLKAAVAEFSETLPGIDIFAKYLELGPPVGKPVQYRLSGPDPDRVSDLGRDLAAILATDSRLHMITQNFSEPARVARVVLDQDKLRQLGLTQTDVAQALYALFDGVTVTEVRDGKTLVDVVARGNAADRSSVASLQDMQLGNAAGQPIPLLSFATLEWTLEQPMIHQRNRLPTVTVKAAVATKDQPATIAAALKSRIDDFAAALPAGYAVENGGSVESSAESQAPIVAVVPIMLLIMVTLVMVQMQSFRRSFVVLAVAPLGMIGVVAALLASGAPLGFVAILGVLALVGILIRNSIILVHEIEELQHRGLSRWHAVFDATDSRARPILLTAAAASLALIPISRQVFWGPMAYAMMGGIIVGTLLTLLFVPALYCLVFRIKPEPAA; encoded by the coding sequence ATGCGCTTCAACCTGTCGGACTGGTCGCTGCGCCACCGCTCGTTCATCTGGTACCTGATCCTGGTGTCTCTGCTGGCCGGGGCCTATGGCTACATGTCGATGGGGCGCGAGGAGGACCCGGCCTTCACCATCAAGACCATGATCGTCCAGGCCTCGCTGCCGGGCGCGACGGCAGAAGAGACGCTGACCCAGGTCACGGAACGCATCGAGAAAAAGCTGCAGGAGCTGGAGAACCTCAAGTTCACCAGATCGGAAACCAGCCCCGGCATGGCGACGGTCTATGTCGAGCTGACGGCAGAGACGCGCTCGGCGGCGGTTGCCGCCACCTGGCAGCGCGTCCGCAACATGATGAATGACATCCGGGGCGACTTCCCCCAGGAATTCGCCGGGTTCGGCTTCAATGACAGCTTCGGCGATGTCTACGGCAACATCTATGCCTTCACCTATGACGGCTTCACCCCGACCGAGGCCAAGCACTGGGCCGAGACGGTGCAGGACGCCGTCCTGCAGATGAAGGATGCCGGGAAGGTCGACCTGGTCGGCACCCAGGATCCGGTGATCTTTCTGGAATTCTCGGCCCGCCGCCTGGCTGCCCTGGGCCTCGATACCGCGACGGTGCTGGACACGCTCGCCAACCAGAACGCCATCACCCCCTCCGGCATCATCCGCACGCCGGGGGAAAAGGTCATGGTCCGCGTCTCGGGCCGTTTCTCGACGGCCGAAGACTTGGCTGCAACCACGCTGCGGGTAGGGGACACGTTCTTTGCCCTGTCGGATGTGGCTGACGTGCGCGCGGGCTATGTCGACCCGGCCAAGGTGCTGTACCGCTATGACGGCAAGCCCGCCATCGCCCTGATCGTCGGGATGCGGGCAGGGGCGAATATCCAGACCTTTGGCGAAGCGCTGGACGAGGTGATCGCCGAAATGGCGCCCGAACTGCCAGTCGGCATCGAGATGCACAAGGTCTCGGATCAGCCCAAGGTCGTGGAGGAGTCGGTCAACCACTTCCTGCGCGCGCTGGTCGAGGCAGTGGTGATCGTGCTGGCGGTCAGCTTCGTTGCGCTCGGGGTCCGGGCCGGGTTGGTGGTGACGATGGCGATCCCGCTGGTGCTGGCGCTGACCTTCGTGCTGCTGGCGATGATGGACATCACCTTGCAGCGGATCTCGCTTGGCGCGCTCATCATCGCCCTGGGCCTGCTGGTCGATGACGCGATGATCTCCATCGAGCTGATGATCTCGCGGCTGGAAATCGGCGAAAGCCTGGAAAGGGCGGCAAGCGCGGCCTGGTCCTCCATCGCCTTTCCGATGCTGACCGGCACTTTGGTGACAATGGCGGGCTTCATCCCGATAGGACTGAACACCTCGGCGGCGGGGGAATACACCATCTCGCTGTTCTACGTGATCGTCATCTCGCTTCTGCTGTCCTGGGTGGTGGCGGTGTTGTTCGCGCCGATCCTGGGGATGACCTTCCTGCCCAAGACGATGAAACACCACTCGACAGAGCCGGGACGGGTTCGCCGCGTCTTCCACAGGATGCTGAGGCTGGCGATGCGGGCCAAGCGGCTGACGGTAGCGCTGACGCTGGCGGTCTTCGGGTTGTCGCTGTTCGGGATGAAGTTCGTCGAGCAGCAGTTCTTCCCGACATCGGACCGGCCGGAACTGATCGTCGACGTGACGCTGCGCAACAACGCCTCGTTCAACTCCACCGATGCGGTGATGGGGCAGTTGGATACCTGGTTGGCAAGCCGCGAGGAGCCGACCTATTGGAGCACCTATGTCGGCCGCTCGGCCCCGCGCTTCATCCTGGCCTTCGATTCGATGACGCCGGCGGACAATTTCGGCCAGATCGTGGTGATGACCGGTGATCTGGCCGCACGCGACAGCCTGAAGGCGGCCGTGGCCGAGTTTTCCGAAACCCTGCCCGGGATCGACATCTTCGCCAAGTATCTGGAGCTTGGGCCGCCGGTTGGCAAACCTGTGCAATACCGCCTGTCCGGGCCCGATCCTGACCGGGTCAGCGATCTGGGCCGCGATCTGGCCGCCATCCTGGCCACCGACAGCCGCCTGCACATGATTACCCAGAACTTCAGCGAGCCTGCGAGGGTGGCCCGCGTCGTGCTGGACCAGGACAAGCTGCGCCAGCTGGGCCTGACCCAGACCGATGTTGCCCAGGCGCTCTATGCGCTGTTCGACGGGGTCACTGTGACCGAAGTGCGCGACGGCAAGACGCTGGTTGACGTGGTGGCACGCGGCAATGCGGCAGACCGCTCGTCGGTCGCGTCCTTGCAGGACATGCAGCTTGGCAATGCCGCGGGCCAGCCGATTCCGCTGTTGTCCTTCGCCACGCTCGAATGGACGCTGGAGCAGCCGATGATCCACCAGCGCAACCGCCTGCCGACGGTGACGGTCAAGGCGGCGGTGGCGACCAAGGACCAGCCGGCAACCATTGCCGCGGCCCTGAAATCCCGGATAGACGATTTCGCGGCGGCGCTTCCCGCAGGCTATGCGGTGGAAAACGGCGGCTCTGTCGAGAGCAGTGCCGAAAGCCAGGCGCCGATCGTCGCGGTGGTGCCGATCATGCTGCTTATCATGGTGACGCTGGTCATGGTGCAGATGCAGAGCTTCCGGCGCAGCTTCGTCGTGCTGGCGGTGGCGCCTCTGGGAATGATCGGGGTCGTGGCGGCATTGCTGGCCTCGGGGGCTCCGCTGGGTTTCGTGGCGATCCTGGGGGTGCTGGCCCTGGTCGGGATCCTGATCCGCAACTCGATCATCCTCGTGCATGAGATCGAGGAGCTGCAGCATCGCGGCCTGTCGCGCTGGCATGCGGTGTTCGATGCGACAGACAGCCGGGCGCGGCCGATCCTGCTGACGGCGGCAGCGGCAAGCCTTGCCCTGATCCCGATCTCGCGCCAGGTGTTCTGGGGGCCGATGGCCTATGCGATGATGGGCGGCATCATCGTCGGCACCTTGCTGACGCTGCTGTTCGTGCCGGCGCTCTATTGCCTCGTGTTCCGGATCAAGCCAGAGCCCGCCGCCTGA
- the rpe gene encoding ribulose-phosphate 3-epimerase: MPFPASFTRRIKIAPSILSADFANFGAECRAIEAEGADWVHVDVMDGHFVPNITFGPATCAAIRPHIKGVMDVHLMIAPVDPYIEAFAAAGADVITAHIEAGPHIHRTLQAIRNTGKKAGLAINPGTGLDGVENLLDMLDLVCVMTVNPGFGGQSFIASQVEKVRRLRALIGERRVHIEIDGGVTPVTAPLVAAAGADVLVAGSAVFKGGSVTDPAPYGANIRAIRAAAEAAL, from the coding sequence ATGCCTTTCCCCGCCAGTTTCACCCGCCGCATCAAGATCGCGCCGTCGATCCTCTCTGCCGATTTCGCCAATTTCGGCGCCGAATGCCGCGCCATCGAGGCCGAGGGCGCGGACTGGGTGCATGTCGACGTGATGGACGGCCATTTCGTGCCCAACATCACCTTCGGGCCTGCCACCTGCGCCGCGATCCGCCCGCATATCAAGGGCGTGATGGATGTCCACCTGATGATCGCGCCGGTGGACCCCTATATCGAGGCCTTCGCGGCGGCGGGCGCCGATGTCATCACTGCGCATATCGAGGCCGGGCCGCACATTCACCGCACCTTGCAAGCCATTCGGAACACGGGGAAAAAGGCGGGTCTTGCCATCAATCCCGGCACCGGGCTCGACGGGGTGGAGAACCTTCTGGACATGCTCGACCTTGTCTGCGTGATGACCGTGAACCCTGGCTTCGGGGGGCAGTCCTTCATCGCTTCGCAGGTCGAGAAGGTCCGCCGCCTGCGCGCGCTGATCGGCGAGCGACGGGTCCATATCGAGATCGACGGCGGCGTGACGCCGGTGACCGCGCCGCTGGTAGCTGCGGCCGGCGCCGATGTGCTGGTGGCGGGATCGGCGGTGTTCAAGGGCGGATCGGTGACAGACCCCGCCCCCTACGGCGCCAATATCCGCGCCATCCGGGCGGCGGCAGAGGCGGCGCTGTAA
- a CDS encoding MBL fold metallo-hydrolase has translation MTDQTPEIAAFFDEATNTISYVVKDPGSPACAIVDSVLDFDYSTGRTDTRSADAILAHVAAEGLQVEWILETHVHADHLSAAPYIQQRAGGSIGIGERITVVQNTFGKIFNEGTEFQRDGSQFDRLFEEGDTFSVGAVQAHVLHTPGHTPACMTYVIGDAAFVGDTLFMPDFGTARCDFPGGSAETLFASIQKILALPDATRIFVGHDYLVPGREAYAWESTVAEQKAKNVHVGGARPGAEFVALREARDATLAMPRLIIPSLQVNMRAGQMPPADDQGKTFLKLPINAI, from the coding sequence ATGACCGATCAAACTCCCGAAATCGCCGCCTTCTTCGACGAGGCGACCAACACCATCAGCTATGTCGTCAAGGACCCGGGCAGCCCGGCCTGCGCCATCGTCGATTCCGTGCTGGATTTCGACTATTCCACCGGCCGCACCGATACCCGCTCGGCGGATGCGATCCTGGCGCATGTGGCCGCCGAAGGGCTGCAGGTGGAATGGATCCTTGAAACCCATGTCCATGCCGACCATCTGTCCGCCGCGCCCTATATCCAGCAGCGCGCCGGTGGCAGCATCGGCATCGGCGAGCGCATCACCGTGGTGCAGAACACCTTCGGCAAGATCTTCAACGAGGGCACCGAGTTCCAGCGCGACGGCAGCCAGTTCGACCGGCTGTTCGAAGAAGGCGATACCTTCAGCGTTGGCGCAGTGCAGGCCCATGTGCTGCACACGCCGGGCCATACCCCCGCCTGCATGACCTATGTGATCGGCGATGCGGCCTTTGTCGGCGACACGCTGTTCATGCCCGATTTCGGCACGGCGCGCTGCGATTTTCCGGGCGGCTCTGCGGAAACCCTGTTCGCCTCGATCCAGAAGATCCTGGCGCTGCCCGATGCGACGCGGATCTTCGTCGGCCATGACTATCTGGTGCCGGGCCGCGAGGCCTATGCCTGGGAAAGCACGGTGGCCGAGCAGAAGGCGAAGAACGTGCATGTCGGCGGCGCCCGACCGGGGGCCGAGTTCGTGGCGCTGCGAGAGGCGCGCGATGCGACGCTGGCGATGCCGCGGCTGATTATCCCCTCCCTGCAGGTGAACATGCGCGCCGGCCAGATGCCGCCCGCCGACGACCAGGGCAAGACCTTCCTCAAGCTGCCGATCAACGCGATCTGA
- a CDS encoding TIGR01244 family sulfur transferase, with protein sequence MDIRQIVEGFAAAPQLAPAEMAEAAAMGFRTILCNRPDGEQPGQPDAAEMEAAARAAGMEFRYLPVFPGAFPGDLIAGMQDALAECDTPILAYCRSGTRSTMLWALAEADKRPVGEIVEAGNRGGYDLQSLVPFLTARS encoded by the coding sequence ATGGATATCAGGCAGATCGTGGAAGGCTTTGCCGCCGCGCCGCAGCTGGCACCGGCCGAGATGGCCGAGGCGGCGGCGATGGGCTTTCGCACCATCTTGTGCAACCGCCCCGATGGCGAGCAGCCGGGCCAGCCCGATGCCGCCGAGATGGAGGCAGCCGCCCGCGCCGCGGGGATGGAGTTCCGCTATCTGCCCGTATTCCCGGGCGCCTTCCCCGGCGATCTGATCGCCGGGATGCAGGATGCGCTGGCCGAATGCGACACACCGATCCTGGCCTATTGCCGGTCCGGCACCCGCTCCACCATGCTCTGGGCGCTGGCCGAGGCCGACAAGCGCCCGGTGGGCGAGATTGTCGAGGCCGGCAACCGCGGCGGCTACGACCTGCAATCGCTGGTGCCGTTCCTGACTGCGCGCAGCTGA
- a CDS encoding SulP family inorganic anion transporter — MPLPASLRRLFPILSWGASYTRAAAANDLIAAVIVTIMLIPQSLAYALLAGLPAEVGLYASIAPLLIYALMGSSRTLAVGPVAVASLMTAAAVGKLAAEGTPEYLGAAVALALLSGLMLLAMGALRLGFIANFLSHPVISGFISASGLLIAASQLPHLLGIAARGQTLPELLGAVLAGLGGVNLPTLVVGTAATGFLFWSRSRLGPLLRARGWQARPAGMAVRAAPVAAVALTTLAAWGLGLEARGVALVGWVPAGLPVPSLPPLDPGLWAQIAVPALLISIVGYVETISVAQTLAAKRRQRIDPDQELLALGGANLGSALSGGFPVTGGFARSVVNFDAGAETPAAGAFTAIGMALAVLFLTPLLHFLPKATLAATILVAVLSLVDLGALRRTWALSRTDFAAMAATMLVTLVVGVEAGISAGVILSLGLHLFRTSRPHVAVVGQVPGTEHFRNVRRHAVVTVPEVLTIRVDESLYFANARFLEDTVQDRVAADPGLRHVVLMCPAVNDVDASAFESLEAINSRLRDAGVTLHLSEVKGPVMDKLRRGHFLQELSGGVYLTQHDAMRALAPEVTARVRAAGRSE, encoded by the coding sequence ATGCCCCTGCCCGCCTCGCTTCGCCGCCTGTTCCCGATCCTGAGTTGGGGCGCGAGCTATACCCGCGCCGCCGCCGCCAATGACCTGATCGCAGCGGTGATCGTGACGATCATGCTGATCCCGCAATCGCTGGCCTATGCGCTGCTGGCGGGGCTGCCGGCCGAGGTGGGGCTTTACGCCTCGATCGCGCCCTTGCTGATCTATGCGCTGATGGGCTCGTCACGCACGCTGGCGGTGGGGCCGGTGGCGGTGGCCAGCCTGATGACCGCGGCGGCAGTGGGCAAGCTGGCGGCCGAGGGCACGCCCGAATACCTGGGCGCGGCGGTGGCGCTGGCCTTGCTGTCGGGGCTGATGCTGCTGGCAATGGGGGCGCTGCGGCTGGGGTTCATCGCCAATTTTCTCAGCCATCCGGTGATTTCAGGATTCATCTCGGCTTCGGGCCTGCTGATCGCCGCCAGCCAGCTGCCGCATCTGCTGGGGATCGCGGCGCGCGGGCAGACGCTGCCCGAGCTGCTGGGGGCGGTGCTGGCGGGGCTTGGCGGGGTGAACCTGCCGACGCTGGTTGTCGGCACGGCGGCGACGGGGTTCCTGTTCTGGTCGCGCAGCCGGCTGGGTCCGCTGCTGCGCGCCCGGGGCTGGCAGGCGCGCCCGGCGGGCATGGCGGTGCGCGCGGCGCCGGTTGCGGCGGTGGCGCTGACCACGCTGGCAGCCTGGGGACTGGGGCTTGAGGCGCGGGGCGTGGCGCTGGTCGGCTGGGTACCGGCGGGGCTGCCGGTACCCAGCCTGCCGCCGCTCGACCCCGGCCTCTGGGCGCAGATCGCAGTGCCGGCGCTGCTGATTTCGATCGTCGGCTATGTCGAGACGATCTCGGTGGCGCAGACGCTGGCCGCCAAGCGCCGCCAACGCATCGACCCCGATCAGGAGCTGTTGGCGCTTGGCGGGGCCAATCTGGGCTCGGCGCTGTCGGGCGGGTTTCCGGTGACGGGGGGCTTTGCGCGGTCTGTGGTGAATTTCGATGCCGGGGCCGAAACGCCCGCGGCAGGCGCCTTCACCGCCATCGGCATGGCGCTGGCGGTGCTGTTCCTGACGCCCTTGCTGCATTTCCTGCCCAAGGCAACGCTGGCGGCAACGATTCTGGTGGCGGTGCTGAGCCTGGTGGACCTCGGCGCGCTGCGCCGGACCTGGGCGCTGTCGCGCACCGATTTCGCGGCGATGGCGGCGACGATGCTGGTCACGCTGGTTGTCGGGGTCGAGGCCGGGATCTCGGCCGGGGTGATCCTCAGCCTCGGGCTGCACCTTTTCCGCACCTCGCGCCCGCATGTGGCGGTGGTGGGCCAGGTGCCGGGGACCGAGCATTTCCGCAATGTGCGGCGGCACGCGGTGGTGACGGTGCCCGAGGTGCTGACGATCCGGGTGGATGAGAGCCTCTATTTCGCCAATGCGCGGTTCCTGGAGGATACGGTCCAGGACCGCGTGGCGGCCGATCCGGGCCTGCGCCATGTGGTGCTGATGTGCCCTGCCGTGAACGATGTCGATGCCTCGGCTTTCGAGAGCCTCGAGGCGATCAACAGCCGGCTGCGCGATGCCGGGGTGACGCTGCACCTGTCCGAGGTGAAGGGGCCGGTGATGGACAAGCTGAGGCGCGGGCATTTCCTGCAGGAGCTGAGCGGCGGCGTCTATCTGACCCAGCATGACGCGATGCGCGCACTGGCGCCCGAGGTGACGGCGCGGGTGCGGGCGGCGGGGCGCAGCGAGTGA
- a CDS encoding squalene/phytoene synthase family protein, translating to MSLHACAALVEAGDPDRFAAAMAAPPAARARLWPLYALNLELARAPWASAEPLVAEMRLQWWVDTLDRIAAGERPRTHEVAGPLAELIAETAQPVAPLQAIAEARRRDCWGEPFADSGELLAYLAGTAGNLMLAAGQALGAPAAAYPALQDAGLATGIANWLVAVPDLIARGRAPLPDPGPDGIAALARTGLDHLQRARKARATLPPSAIPALYPAWQAGALLSRAAADPGQVPRIPLRLSEFSRRGRLLLTAATGRI from the coding sequence ATGAGCCTTCACGCCTGCGCCGCCCTGGTCGAGGCGGGCGACCCAGACCGCTTCGCCGCCGCGATGGCCGCGCCCCCTGCGGCCCGCGCCCGGCTCTGGCCGCTCTACGCGCTGAACCTTGAACTTGCGCGCGCGCCCTGGGCCTCGGCCGAACCGCTGGTGGCCGAGATGCGCCTGCAATGGTGGGTGGACACGCTGGACCGGATCGCCGCCGGCGAGCGCCCCCGCACGCATGAGGTGGCCGGGCCGCTGGCGGAGCTGATCGCCGAAACCGCCCAGCCCGTCGCCCCCTTGCAGGCGATTGCCGAGGCACGCCGCCGCGATTGCTGGGGCGAACCCTTTGCGGATAGCGGCGAGCTGCTGGCCTATCTGGCGGGTACCGCGGGCAACCTGATGCTGGCCGCGGGTCAGGCGCTCGGCGCGCCCGCAGCCGCATATCCGGCGCTGCAAGACGCGGGCCTTGCCACCGGCATCGCCAACTGGCTGGTTGCGGTGCCGGACCTGATCGCGCGGGGCAGGGCGCCGCTGCCCGACCCCGGCCCCGATGGCATCGCCGCGCTGGCCCGCACCGGCCTCGACCACCTGCAGCGCGCCCGCAAGGCCCGCGCCACACTCCCCCCCTCGGCCATCCCCGCGCTCTACCCCGCCTGGCAGGCCGGCGCGCTCCTCTCCCGCGCCGCCGCCGATCCGGGCCAGGTTCCCCGGATCCCGCTCCGCCTCTCGGAGTTCTCGCGCCGCGGCCGCCTGCTGCTCACCGCCGCCACCGGCCGGATCTGA